The window AAGGATGTCGCGCAAATCTCCATTTGTATAAGGAACCTCTGTCTTGCCGTGTCTGTCCCAAACCGCCCGCATAAAATTATCCAATGTGACGCCCGTGAAATTGTTCCTCAAGGTCAGATCAAGGCCAAGGCCAATTGCGGCGCCGTAAGGATAATAAGAGATAAAGGTATTTGAAAAATTTCTCGGATCATTTGAGAGCGCCCGATCCACGAAGGGAGCCTGCATGCTCATTTCAACCGCACTAAAATAGCGGCGGCCACGGCCATTTAAAACTGTGTTTAATTGGCCTGACAAGTTTTTCGAAAAACGGTCGATACTAATAAGTTTCGCGCGTTTTAAAACCAAAGCATCGTAGTAACTGGTAAACCCTTCTGCGAACCAAAGCTCACCGGACATATTCGCCTTTTCGAAGTCAAATGGTTCCAGGGAACTCGGGCGAATTCGTTCAACATTCCAGGCGTGAAAAAACTCATGGGAAACCGTACCTAAGTTTCTAACAGCGTGTTTATCTAAAGACCGGGTGCTGGTTAAGATAGTGGAATTGCGGTGCTCCATACCATCGCCACTAATATGCGGTAAATAATCAGCGATGAAAGTATAAGTTGAGTTGTCGAACGCAGGCGCTTCACCGAAAATAGCTACCTGCTCTTCGACCACGGCTTTACACATTTCAGCAAACGAATCCACCTCTGCATCGCTTCCATCATGATGCAGGGCCAGCCGAATCTCTCCAGCGACCCCATTGGCACCTAAAGACCACTGGCGCAATTGAAAGTCGCTAATTTCGGTTGGGCTATCCATAAAGTAATCTAAATTGGGGGCGGTAAAAATCTCCGGCTTTTTGGTAGGCGCCAGTTGGGTGGCGATCTGCCAGTCGGGCTTCGGTTTACTAAATGTGATTTCAATGGGCCGTTTCTCAAGTCCTCGGGCCCACATAAAGGTCGCCGGCATGTTGATGTGAGCATGGGTATTATCCACAGCCAGATAGGTTCCATCACAGCGATCGCCAAATATAGTGTAACTGATTTTAACGGTACCGTCATGGCCGAATACGTTCCACTGATGCGGATTCGGGCGATTAATTTGCAATTCTTTATCCTGGCTGTCCACGGCCTTTACATTGTAGACATTTTTAGCAAACTCATGCAAAGAATAGCGGCCTGGTGAAGTGCGGCTCATTCTAATCTCCAATGGTGAGGAAGTCACGTCGGGAAAAATTACCGAAATCTCGGCTTCGTGGTGGTCAGCATTGTCAAATGAAATATGATATTTCACGGGGCTTTGGGCGTAGCTCCCTGCTGAAATTGCGAATAAAAAGATCCAGCAAAACCATTTCATATTGTTTCTCCTCAAAGAATTAAAGTTTAAAGGTTTCGGCTTGCTTTGGAAAGAATAAATGACGTAGGTGCCATAAGGTAGTTTTCAAAGAATCCTAGTTGTTAATATTGAACTTAAGATTGTCCAAAATCAAAAACATGGCCTTTGTGCACCAACGTCATAAATTCAATTGAAGGTGAAAAGTTTTAATTGTGATGACCGAAACTAGGGTGAGGCGTCCCGCCAAACGATTTCTGCATGCAGCTCAGTGCTTAGAAATCCTCGGCGAGACCCCTTCGGACTAGCAAATTTGGAGTT is drawn from candidate division KSB1 bacterium and contains these coding sequences:
- a CDS encoding M61 family metallopeptidase, with protein sequence MKWFCWIFLFAISAGSYAQSPVKYHISFDNADHHEAEISVIFPDVTSSPLEIRMSRTSPGRYSLHEFAKNVYNVKAVDSQDKELQINRPNPHQWNVFGHDGTVKISYTIFGDRCDGTYLAVDNTHAHINMPATFMWARGLEKRPIEITFSKPKPDWQIATQLAPTKKPEIFTAPNLDYFMDSPTEISDFQLRQWSLGANGVAGEIRLALHHDGSDAEVDSFAEMCKAVVEEQVAIFGEAPAFDNSTYTFIADYLPHISGDGMEHRNSTILTSTRSLDKHAVRNLGTVSHEFFHAWNVERIRPSSLEPFDFEKANMSGELWFAEGFTSYYDALVLKRAKLISIDRFSKNLSGQLNTVLNGRGRRYFSAVEMSMQAPFVDRALSNDPRNFSNTFISYYPYGAAIGLGLDLTLRNNFTGVTLDNFMRAVWDRHGKTEVPYTNGDLRDILGEVTGDVGFASQFFENYIQGHELVNYEELLAQAGLLLRRAKEDEAWMGPLRFEFEEDKAIVERSTLIGSPLYQAGLDHGDHVIGFDGQAPGSKEDFEDILKKHKPGDKVEIEFEKNGIIKKVELIFQTNPEFEVVPYEQAGTTLTKEMLEFRQNWLGSRIGIKANNLKRYCPQCSRAFPFENEFCPFDGEELKITRKEGNK